One window from the genome of Haloprofundus halobius encodes:
- the map gene encoding type II methionyl aminopeptidase, producing MSIGHLDDETVDKYREAGDILRTVLDESAEMVEPGVTHLEVAEYAESRIAEHDAGCAFPVNISVDEEASHATPARDDDTEFGEEMVCLDIGVHVDGYIADAAVTVDLTGNPELVEASEEALDAALDAVEPGAETGAIGAEIEDVIRGYGYTPILNLSGHGVEQWDAHTGPNIPNRGAERGVELRVGDVVAIEPFATDGSGKVTEGAKTEIYSLENDRSVRNRQARQVLEEVKERYRTLPFAARWLDVPRAEMAIRRLEQDRVLHGYPVLKEEDGRLVSQAEHTVIVTEDGCEITTN from the coding sequence ATGAGCATCGGACATCTCGACGACGAGACGGTCGACAAGTACCGTGAAGCGGGCGACATCCTCCGAACCGTGTTGGACGAATCCGCGGAGATGGTCGAACCCGGCGTCACGCACCTCGAAGTCGCCGAGTACGCCGAATCACGCATCGCCGAACACGACGCGGGCTGTGCGTTCCCGGTCAACATCAGCGTCGACGAGGAGGCGTCGCATGCGACGCCCGCCCGCGACGACGACACCGAGTTCGGCGAGGAGATGGTCTGTCTCGACATCGGCGTCCACGTCGACGGCTACATCGCCGACGCCGCCGTCACCGTCGACCTGACAGGGAACCCCGAACTCGTCGAGGCCTCCGAGGAGGCGCTCGACGCCGCCCTCGACGCCGTCGAACCCGGCGCAGAGACGGGCGCTATCGGCGCGGAGATAGAGGACGTCATCCGCGGCTACGGCTACACGCCGATTCTGAATCTCTCGGGCCACGGCGTCGAACAGTGGGACGCCCACACGGGGCCGAACATCCCGAACCGCGGTGCGGAGCGCGGCGTCGAACTCCGAGTCGGCGACGTGGTGGCCATCGAACCGTTCGCCACCGACGGGAGCGGGAAGGTGACCGAGGGCGCGAAAACGGAGATATACAGCCTCGAAAACGACCGGTCGGTCCGCAACCGGCAGGCAAGGCAGGTACTCGAGGAAGTGAAAGAGAGGTACCGCACGCTTCCCTTCGCCGCGCGGTGGCTCGATGTCCCCCGCGCGGAGATGGCGATTCGACGCCTCGAACAGGACCGCGTCCTCCACGGCTACCCGGTGCTGAAGGAGGAGGACGGCCGTCTCGTCAGCCAGGCCGAACACACCGTCATCGTCACCGAAGACGGCTGCGAGATCACGACGAACTGA
- a CDS encoding redoxin domain-containing protein has protein sequence MVSVGDDAPEFTNKVANGDVEEFSLSERVGDGPLVLAFFPGAFTPPCTSEMTSFEEHIDEFEAAGAPVYGLSADSPFTLNAFREEYDLSFSLVSNMSRETIQSYGLEIDVEELGLHGVANRAVYVVDDDGEVDYAWEADSPENEPDYDELLDAVEA, from the coding sequence ATGGTCTCGGTAGGCGACGACGCGCCCGAGTTCACGAACAAGGTAGCAAACGGCGACGTCGAGGAGTTCTCGCTCTCGGAGCGGGTCGGCGACGGACCGCTCGTGCTCGCGTTCTTCCCCGGGGCGTTCACGCCCCCGTGTACGAGCGAGATGACCTCGTTCGAGGAACACATCGACGAGTTCGAGGCGGCCGGCGCGCCGGTGTACGGGCTGAGCGCGGATTCGCCGTTCACGCTGAACGCGTTCCGTGAGGAGTACGACCTCTCCTTTTCGCTCGTCAGCAACATGAGCCGAGAGACGATTCAGTCGTACGGTCTCGAGATCGACGTCGAGGAGTTGGGCCTCCACGGCGTCGCGAATCGCGCGGTGTACGTCGTCGACGACGACGGTGAGGTCGACTACGCGTGGGAGGCCGACAGCCCCGAGAACGAGCCCGACTACGACGAACTGCTGGACGCCGTCGAGGCGTAA
- a CDS encoding HIT family protein — protein MDQLFAPWRIEWVERDGGDDGDDGDDGDDGGCPFCTLPDDDADRQNRIVARSDRCFVLLNNYPYNPGHVMVIPYRHTGEYTDLSDADLLDHARLKQRTFEALRTAIGPDAFNAGLNLGGPAGGSIEDHVHTHVVPRWSGDTNFMPVIGDTKVLVEALEDTYDRLHAAFAEQEGATVHGGDAAVRIRFD, from the coding sequence ATGGACCAACTGTTCGCGCCGTGGCGTATCGAGTGGGTCGAACGCGACGGCGGCGACGACGGCGACGACGGCGACGACGGCGACGACGGCGGTTGTCCGTTCTGCACGCTCCCGGACGACGACGCCGACCGGCAGAACAGAATTGTCGCCCGGAGCGACCGCTGTTTCGTCCTCCTGAACAACTACCCGTACAACCCCGGCCACGTGATGGTCATCCCCTACCGCCACACCGGCGAGTACACCGACCTCTCCGACGCAGACCTCCTCGACCACGCCCGACTCAAACAGCGGACGTTCGAGGCGCTCCGAACCGCTATCGGTCCCGACGCGTTCAACGCCGGACTCAACCTCGGCGGCCCCGCCGGCGGCTCCATCGAGGACCACGTCCACACCCACGTCGTCCCCCGGTGGTCGGGCGACACGAACTTCATGCCCGTCATCGGCGACACGAAGGTGCTCGTCGAGGCGCTCGAAGACACGTACGACCGCCTCCACGCCGCGTTCGCCGAGCAGGAGGGCGCGACGGTCCACGGTGGCGACGCCGCGGTCAGGATTCGCTTCGACTGA
- a CDS encoding cation diffusion facilitator family transporter, translated as MDRQAVVRRVGVVVLVANLALAAAKGAVWYSTGSLAVGSEAVNSLSDAVYSFVVLAGLYITTQPPDLDHPHGHERIEPFVSLFVAVGIFAAGGAVLWQAAQSVLTGSYGGAVGLTAVGILVASAVVKYVLYRYCLRVGETQNSPALVAAALDNRNDILTATAALVGVLGTRVGVPILDPVAAAVVSVGIGYTGYEIVRDNVDYLVGRAPPEDLRAEIVRRALSHEDVRGAHDVVAHYVGPEIDVSLHIEVEGDMTVREAHDIETAIVTSIRELSEVDDVFVHVDPKELGEWKEDSETDRLAGWTRTDGRR; from the coding sequence ATGGACCGGCAGGCAGTCGTCAGGCGCGTCGGGGTGGTCGTCCTCGTGGCTAACCTCGCGCTCGCCGCGGCGAAGGGAGCGGTGTGGTACTCCACCGGGAGCCTCGCCGTCGGGTCCGAAGCGGTCAACAGCCTCTCGGACGCCGTCTACAGCTTCGTCGTCCTCGCCGGTCTCTACATCACGACGCAACCGCCGGACCTCGACCACCCCCACGGGCACGAACGAATCGAACCGTTCGTCTCGCTGTTCGTCGCCGTCGGCATCTTCGCGGCCGGTGGTGCGGTGCTGTGGCAAGCCGCCCAGTCGGTACTGACGGGCAGCTACGGCGGCGCCGTCGGTCTCACCGCCGTCGGCATCCTCGTCGCCAGCGCCGTCGTGAAGTACGTGCTCTACCGGTACTGCCTCCGCGTCGGCGAGACGCAGAACTCGCCCGCGCTCGTCGCCGCCGCCCTCGACAACCGAAACGACATCCTCACCGCGACTGCGGCGCTCGTGGGGGTACTCGGTACGCGGGTCGGCGTCCCGATTCTCGACCCCGTCGCCGCCGCCGTGGTCTCCGTGGGCATCGGCTACACCGGCTACGAGATCGTCCGCGACAACGTCGACTACCTCGTCGGCCGCGCGCCGCCGGAGGATCTCCGCGCCGAAATCGTTCGCCGGGCGCTCTCGCACGAAGACGTCCGCGGCGCACACGACGTCGTCGCCCACTACGTCGGCCCCGAGATAGACGTGAGCCTCCACATCGAGGTCGAAGGCGACATGACCGTCCGCGAGGCCCACGACATCGAGACGGCTATCGTCACGTCGATTCGCGAGCTATCTGAGGTCGACGACGTGTTCGTCCACGTCGACCCGAAGGAACTCGGCGAGTGGAAGGAAGACAGCGAGACCGACCGGTTGGCCGGGTGGACGCGTACCGACGGGCGACGGTGA
- a CDS encoding S26 family signal peptidase: protein MSGASSGGGSVAREFFGTLAALGLVGAALFAVAGVWPPMVAVESGSMQPNLDRGDLVFVTAVDRYDDGTAGPDGVMTVHEAEASAHERFGEPGDVVVFVDPDGTGAPTLHRAHFWVEEGEDWYGRADRSAIPSGVDDCSELANCPATHAGYVTKGDGNAHYDQAVGRTDPVRTEWVRGKANAGIPKLGWVRLVVAEAV, encoded by the coding sequence GTGTCAGGAGCGAGTTCGGGGGGCGGGTCCGTCGCGCGCGAGTTCTTCGGGACGCTCGCCGCACTCGGACTCGTCGGCGCGGCGCTGTTCGCCGTCGCGGGCGTCTGGCCGCCGATGGTGGCCGTCGAGAGCGGGAGCATGCAACCGAACCTCGACAGGGGTGACCTCGTCTTCGTCACGGCCGTCGACCGTTACGACGATGGAACCGCCGGCCCCGACGGTGTGATGACGGTCCACGAAGCCGAAGCGAGCGCTCACGAACGTTTCGGCGAACCGGGCGACGTCGTCGTCTTCGTCGACCCCGACGGAACCGGAGCGCCGACGCTCCACCGGGCACACTTCTGGGTCGAGGAGGGCGAAGACTGGTACGGCCGCGCCGACCGTTCGGCGATTCCGTCCGGCGTCGACGACTGTTCGGAACTGGCCAACTGCCCCGCTACGCACGCCGGATACGTCACGAAAGGCGACGGCAACGCCCACTACGACCAGGCCGTCGGCCGCACCGACCCCGTCCGCACCGAGTGGGTTCGAGGGAAGGCGAACGCCGGCATTCCGAAACTCGGATGGGTCCGACTCGTCGTCGCCGAGGCGGTCTGA
- a CDS encoding S26 family signal peptidase, with protein MSRSLLYDVLRPAAVVTAVFLLLVLVSGVWPPMVAIESGSMDPHMQRGDMVVITATDRFSGTSADAAGVVTADDDGEYRRFVGDGDVIIYNAPNRGTPIIHRAHVRVEAGENWYERANQSYLPADVDSCDDLRNCPAPHDGYVTMGDANGVYDQAKGIAPVVKEEWVRAKAGVRIPCLGWLRLVAEGSATLDDVSCP; from the coding sequence ATGAGTCGCTCCCTCCTCTACGACGTCCTCCGACCCGCCGCCGTCGTCACGGCGGTGTTTCTCCTCCTCGTACTGGTGAGCGGCGTCTGGCCCCCGATGGTTGCCATCGAGAGCGGGAGCATGGACCCGCACATGCAGAGAGGCGACATGGTCGTCATCACCGCCACCGACCGGTTTTCGGGAACGAGTGCCGACGCCGCCGGGGTCGTGACGGCCGACGACGACGGCGAGTACCGGCGCTTCGTCGGCGACGGCGACGTGATAATCTACAACGCGCCGAACCGCGGAACGCCGATAATCCACCGCGCGCACGTCCGCGTCGAAGCCGGCGAGAACTGGTACGAGCGGGCGAACCAGTCGTATCTCCCCGCAGACGTCGACAGCTGTGACGACCTCCGAAACTGTCCGGCCCCACACGACGGCTACGTGACGATGGGCGACGCCAACGGCGTCTACGACCAGGCGAAAGGTATCGCGCCCGTCGTCAAGGAGGAGTGGGTCCGCGCGAAAGCCGGCGTTCGGATTCCGTGTCTCGGGTGGCTCCGCCTCGTCGCCGAAGGGTCGGCGACGCTCGACGACGTCAGCTGTCCCTGA
- a CDS encoding tRNA (N(6)-L-threonylcarbamoyladenosine(37)-C(2))-methylthiotransferase translates to MARYHIETYGCTSNRGESRHIEQALRDGGHHPADGPEEADVAILNTCTVVEKTERNMIRRAQELEKETADLIITGCMALAQGDEFREAGIDAEVLHWDDVPNAAMNGECPTVTPDTQPVLDGQVGILPIARGCMSNCSYCITKFATGRIDSPPVEENVEKARALVHAGAKEIRVTGQDTGVYGWDTGDRKLPELLDRICDIEGEFRVRVGMANPGGVHGIREELAEVFATNEKLYNFIHLPVQSGSDDVLEDMRRQHRVDKFLDIVETFDERLDYWTLSTDFIVGFPTETDHDHAQSMALFREIRPEKVNITRFSKRPGTDAAEMKGLGGTVKKERSKAMSELKMDIVGGAYEAMVGTRQEVLVVEEGVGDSVKCRDGAYRQIIVQNASERGVEPGDFFEVEVTGHQTVYAFAEPV, encoded by the coding sequence ATGGCCCGGTATCACATCGAAACCTACGGTTGCACGTCGAATCGGGGTGAGAGCCGCCACATCGAGCAGGCGCTGCGCGACGGCGGCCACCACCCCGCCGACGGACCCGAGGAGGCCGACGTGGCCATCCTCAACACCTGCACGGTCGTCGAGAAGACCGAACGCAACATGATTCGCCGGGCCCAGGAGTTAGAGAAAGAAACGGCCGACCTCATCATCACCGGCTGTATGGCGCTCGCGCAGGGCGACGAGTTCCGCGAGGCCGGCATCGACGCCGAGGTGCTCCACTGGGACGACGTGCCGAACGCGGCGATGAACGGCGAGTGTCCGACCGTCACGCCCGATACCCAACCCGTCCTCGACGGCCAAGTGGGGATTCTGCCCATCGCCCGCGGCTGTATGTCGAACTGCTCGTACTGCATCACGAAGTTCGCCACCGGGCGCATCGACTCGCCGCCCGTGGAGGAGAACGTGGAGAAGGCCCGTGCGCTCGTCCACGCCGGCGCGAAGGAGATCCGGGTGACGGGCCAGGATACGGGCGTCTACGGCTGGGACACCGGCGACCGAAAGCTTCCGGAGCTACTGGACCGCATCTGCGACATCGAGGGCGAGTTCAGGGTTCGGGTGGGAATGGCGAACCCCGGCGGCGTCCACGGCATCCGCGAGGAACTCGCCGAGGTCTTCGCGACAAACGAGAAACTGTACAACTTCATCCACCTCCCCGTCCAGTCGGGCAGCGACGACGTGCTGGAGGATATGCGCCGCCAACACCGCGTCGACAAGTTCCTCGACATCGTCGAGACGTTCGACGAGAGACTCGACTACTGGACGCTCTCGACGGATTTCATCGTCGGCTTCCCCACCGAGACCGACCACGACCACGCCCAGAGCATGGCCTTGTTCAGAGAGATTCGCCCCGAGAAGGTGAACATCACCCGCTTCTCGAAGCGCCCCGGCACCGACGCCGCGGAGATGAAGGGCCTCGGCGGCACCGTCAAGAAGGAGCGCTCGAAGGCGATGTCCGAACTGAAGATGGACATCGTTGGCGGGGCGTACGAGGCGATGGTCGGGACCCGGCAGGAGGTGCTGGTCGTCGAGGAGGGCGTCGGCGACTCGGTGAAGTGCCGCGACGGCGCGTACCGACAGATTATCGTCCAAAATGCGTCGGAACGCGGCGTCGAACCCGGCGATTTCTTCGAGGTCGAGGTGACCGGTCACCAGACGGTGTACGCGTTCGCAGAGCCGGTGTGA
- a CDS encoding PQQ-binding-like beta-propeller repeat protein has translation MPSRRQFLAGVGATGALGVAGCLATESRDSTTGAAAQTDEDARTDWPRPAFDRGWTSYNPDPVGPRSNPTVQWSTELAGLPTGRPVVADGTVFVPCSDTLLALDAESGEERWQAGDEDDRYLRSPSVHDGTVYAATGGGRAFALDAETGEERWTFETDRNALSTPTLGYGGRTLYVGDDHGTVYALAAETGEEEWRRDVFGPVTRLVADGPALIVGTEGGEVYLLDAYGERGYWRTKLGGAVQALAVKNQDVFAGGFGGPLARLQSGAFAGTPRWQSDAVTAHSSLVVTDDAVYGTDGSGLAAVDARSGETRWTAGDDYFSGPAAAGDTVYVGGDGRVDAYALDGGVGVDDVRFGAKRWSADVEGGVQEGLAVADGAVFALTTTEDASRACAIEERNDD, from the coding sequence ATGCCCTCCAGACGACAGTTTCTCGCCGGCGTCGGTGCGACCGGAGCGCTCGGCGTGGCCGGTTGCCTCGCGACGGAGAGCCGCGACTCGACGACCGGCGCAGCGGCACAGACCGACGAAGACGCACGAACGGACTGGCCGCGACCTGCCTTCGACCGCGGGTGGACGAGTTACAACCCCGACCCGGTCGGCCCGCGCTCGAATCCCACGGTGCAGTGGTCGACCGAACTGGCGGGTCTTCCGACCGGTCGCCCCGTCGTCGCGGACGGAACCGTATTCGTGCCCTGCTCGGACACGCTTCTCGCACTCGACGCGGAGTCGGGCGAGGAACGCTGGCAGGCGGGCGACGAGGACGACCGCTACCTGCGCTCGCCGTCCGTCCACGACGGGACCGTCTACGCCGCGACCGGCGGCGGGCGGGCGTTCGCCCTCGACGCGGAGACCGGCGAGGAGCGGTGGACCTTCGAAACGGACCGAAACGCCCTCTCGACGCCGACGCTCGGCTACGGCGGGCGAACGCTCTACGTCGGCGACGATCACGGAACCGTCTACGCGCTCGCCGCCGAGACTGGCGAGGAGGAGTGGCGACGCGACGTCTTCGGTCCCGTCACTCGCCTCGTCGCCGACGGGCCCGCGTTAATCGTCGGCACCGAGGGCGGCGAGGTGTACCTGCTCGATGCGTACGGAGAGCGGGGCTACTGGCGGACAAAACTCGGCGGCGCGGTGCAAGCGCTCGCCGTCAAAAACCAAGACGTGTTCGCGGGCGGGTTCGGCGGCCCGCTCGCCCGCCTCCAATCCGGCGCGTTCGCCGGCACGCCGCGCTGGCAGAGCGACGCCGTCACCGCCCACAGTTCGCTCGTAGTTACGGACGACGCCGTCTACGGTACCGACGGTTCGGGGCTCGCGGCCGTCGACGCGCGATCGGGCGAGACGCGCTGGACGGCGGGCGACGACTACTTCTCGGGACCCGCCGCCGCCGGCGACACCGTCTACGTCGGCGGAGACGGTCGCGTGGACGCCTACGCGCTCGACGGCGGCGTCGGCGTCGACGACGTCCGGTTCGGCGCGAAGCGGTGGTCTGCCGACGTCGAAGGTGGTGTTCAGGAGGGGCTCGCCGTCGCCGACGGTGCGGTCTTCGCGCTGACGACTACCGAGGATGCGTCGCGGGCGTGCGCCATCGAAGAACGGAACGACGACTGA
- a CDS encoding amino acid permease, translated as MADEELAKDLGLLSAMTIGIGTMIGAGIFVLPGVAAQEAGPIVVVSFVVGGLIAMVNALSVSELGTAMPKAGGGYYYVNRALGPLFGSIAGLGDWVGLAFASAFYCIGFGQYLAELVGLPGVLFLSPIQVGALLAGLIFVGVNYIGAKETGGIQTVIVLLLLAILGAFAVAGWTSFDYATLVGEDGLAPFGFGAILPGTALVFVSFLGYAKIATVAEELKNPGRNLPIAIIGSVALVTVVYAILVTVMLGVVPWPDLSQDAPVAQAAEVAFPGGIAGSAATVMTLGALLATASSANASILASARINFAMGREKIVTNWLNEIHPQFATPYRSILVTGAVIIVFIAALGQDLAVLAKAASVLHLIVYALMNVALIVFRESEAVDYDPEFRVPFYPVTPIAGALLSLGLVAFMDDIEIALSAMFVVAAVVWYFVYARENVESGGLLSQYVLSRSERMPDAAVSAASTVQPDGGDYRVMVPLANPRTEKHLIELASLMATARGGTVEAVHVVTVPDQVPLAAGAERIQQIDAESERLLAAAREDAETFGAPVETRTIVSHRSVEEVFDAARDHRADLVVMGWGGSPFWSAGRVEGTFDELAGNLPCDFLVLKDEGFDPSDVLVPTAGGGDSDLSAEVARVLLDRGSDVSLLYVVDGEDERESGETFLREWAEERDLGDAEIRVDASGDVEGAIGRHSAEMSMVIIGATERGLLSRLLTGSLVYDIIDEVECSVLLAERPSKRSLRERLFGFRSDD; from the coding sequence ATGGCTGACGAGGAACTCGCGAAAGACCTCGGACTGCTGTCGGCGATGACCATCGGCATCGGGACGATGATCGGCGCGGGTATCTTCGTCCTGCCGGGCGTCGCCGCCCAGGAGGCCGGCCCCATCGTCGTCGTCTCGTTCGTCGTCGGCGGACTCATCGCGATGGTGAACGCGCTGTCGGTGTCGGAACTCGGGACGGCGATGCCGAAAGCCGGCGGCGGGTATTACTACGTCAACCGCGCGCTCGGGCCGCTGTTCGGCTCCATCGCGGGCCTCGGCGACTGGGTCGGCCTCGCGTTCGCCTCCGCGTTCTACTGTATCGGTTTCGGACAGTATCTCGCCGAACTCGTCGGCTTACCGGGAGTACTGTTCCTCTCGCCGATACAGGTCGGCGCGCTCCTCGCAGGTCTCATCTTCGTCGGCGTCAACTACATCGGCGCGAAGGAGACCGGCGGCATCCAGACCGTCATCGTCTTGCTTCTCCTCGCGATTCTCGGCGCGTTCGCCGTCGCGGGGTGGACGTCGTTCGACTACGCGACGCTCGTCGGTGAGGACGGACTCGCGCCGTTCGGCTTCGGAGCCATCCTCCCCGGAACCGCGCTCGTCTTCGTCTCCTTTCTGGGCTACGCGAAGATCGCGACCGTCGCCGAGGAACTCAAAAATCCGGGTCGAAACCTCCCAATCGCCATCATCGGCAGCGTCGCGCTCGTCACCGTCGTCTACGCCATCCTGGTGACGGTGATGCTCGGCGTCGTCCCGTGGCCGGACCTCAGTCAGGACGCACCGGTCGCGCAGGCGGCGGAAGTCGCGTTCCCCGGCGGCATCGCGGGTTCGGCGGCGACGGTGATGACGCTCGGGGCGCTGTTGGCGACGGCGTCGTCGGCGAACGCCTCGATTCTCGCGTCGGCGCGCATCAACTTCGCGATGGGTCGCGAGAAGATCGTCACGAACTGGCTCAACGAGATTCATCCGCAGTTCGCGACGCCGTACCGCTCGATTCTCGTGACGGGGGCCGTCATCATCGTCTTCATCGCGGCACTCGGACAGGATTTGGCAGTACTGGCGAAGGCGGCGAGCGTGCTGCACCTCATCGTCTACGCGCTGATGAACGTCGCGCTCATCGTCTTCCGCGAGTCCGAGGCCGTCGACTACGACCCCGAGTTCCGCGTGCCGTTCTACCCGGTAACGCCGATAGCCGGTGCGTTGCTGTCGCTCGGGCTCGTCGCGTTCATGGACGACATCGAAATCGCGCTCTCGGCGATGTTCGTCGTCGCCGCCGTCGTCTGGTACTTCGTCTACGCCCGCGAGAACGTCGAGAGCGGCGGTCTACTCAGCCAGTACGTGCTCTCGCGCTCCGAACGGATGCCCGACGCCGCGGTGTCCGCTGCAAGTACCGTCCAACCCGATGGTGGCGACTACCGCGTGATGGTGCCGCTCGCCAATCCCCGCACCGAAAAGCACCTCATCGAGTTGGCGAGCCTGATGGCGACGGCGCGCGGCGGGACCGTCGAGGCCGTCCACGTCGTCACCGTCCCCGACCAGGTGCCGCTGGCGGCCGGGGCCGAACGGATTCAACAGATAGACGCCGAGTCCGAGAGGTTACTGGCGGCCGCCCGCGAGGACGCCGAGACGTTCGGCGCGCCGGTCGAGACGCGGACCATCGTCTCGCACCGCTCCGTCGAGGAGGTGTTCGACGCCGCCCGCGATCACCGCGCGGACCTCGTCGTCATGGGCTGGGGCGGCTCGCCGTTCTGGTCGGCCGGCCGCGTCGAAGGGACGTTCGACGAACTCGCCGGGAACCTGCCGTGTGACTTCCTCGTGCTGAAAGACGAGGGGTTCGACCCCTCCGACGTACTCGTTCCGACGGCGGGCGGCGGCGACTCCGACCTCAGCGCGGAGGTCGCGCGCGTCCTCCTCGACCGCGGGTCGGACGTGTCGCTGCTCTACGTCGTCGACGGCGAGGACGAGCGCGAATCGGGTGAGACGTTCCTCCGTGAGTGGGCCGAAGAGCGGGACTTAGGAGACGCCGAGATTCGCGTCGACGCTTCCGGCGACGTCGAGGGCGCGATCGGCCGCCACTCCGCGGAGATGTCGATGGTCATCATCGGTGCGACGGAGCGGGGCCTGCTCTCGCGGTTGCTGACCGGTTCGCTCGTCTACGACATCATCGACGAGGTGGAGTGTTCGGTGCTGTTGGCGGAGCGTCCAAGCAAGCGGTCGCTGCGCGAGCGGTTGTTCGGGTTCCGCTCGGACGACTGA
- a CDS encoding Lrp/AsnC family transcriptional regulator, producing the protein MSEEYQLDEVDRRVIHALMADARNTSAPSIAEGLGVSAGTVRNRIGRLEDAGVIRGYHAHVDFERADGRLTNLYLCNAPVAERESVAAKVRTVPGVVHVRELMTGRRNLHVLAVGEDIADLRRVARALSSLGIEIEDEDLVQADSYLPYAPYAPEREDERRGTFSDFVSLTGGSEIVEATIGEGAPIDGLTLSEAGDRGLLGEDTLVISVDRGESVVTPRGDTVLRAGDKVTLFSRGDVPDETLAALRNVE; encoded by the coding sequence ATGAGCGAGGAGTACCAACTCGACGAGGTCGACCGCCGAGTCATCCACGCGCTGATGGCGGACGCGCGCAACACCTCCGCGCCGTCCATCGCCGAGGGGTTGGGCGTCTCCGCCGGGACGGTTCGCAACCGCATCGGTCGACTGGAGGACGCCGGCGTCATCAGAGGCTACCACGCGCACGTCGACTTCGAGCGGGCAGACGGGCGACTGACGAATCTCTATCTCTGCAACGCGCCCGTCGCCGAACGGGAGTCCGTCGCCGCGAAGGTTCGGACGGTGCCGGGCGTCGTCCACGTCAGAGAGTTGATGACCGGCCGGCGGAACCTCCACGTTCTCGCGGTCGGCGAGGATATCGCCGACCTGCGGCGCGTCGCGCGGGCGCTCTCCAGTCTCGGCATCGAAATAGAAGACGAGGACCTCGTGCAGGCGGATTCGTACCTCCCGTACGCGCCGTACGCCCCGGAGAGGGAGGACGAACGTCGAGGAACCTTCTCGGACTTCGTCAGTCTCACCGGTGGTTCCGAGATCGTCGAAGCGACCATCGGCGAGGGCGCACCCATCGACGGGCTGACGCTGTCGGAGGCGGGCGACCGGGGATTGCTCGGTGAGGACACGCTCGTCATCTCGGTCGACCGCGGCGAGAGCGTCGTGACGCCCCGCGGAGACACCGTTCTGCGAGCGGGTGACAAAGTGACGCTCTTCTCCCGCGGCGACGTCCCCGACGAGACGCTCGCTGCACTCCGAAACGTCGAGTAG
- the deoC gene encoding deoxyribose-phosphate aldolase, producing the protein MERSELAARIDHTVLGPETTLDDVERVLDEAAEYGMNVCIPPCYVAEAAEYAPDVTLATVVGFPHGQHSTEAKRAEAVDAWDRGADELDMVINVGRLKAGEDEAVEADIAEVVAAVPIPVKVILETALLTDEEKHRACEAAREADAAFVKTSTGFVDGGATVEDVQLMAEYLPVKASGGVGSYEEAVTMFEAGAERIGASSGVEIVHGAPE; encoded by the coding sequence ATGGAGCGCAGCGAACTCGCCGCCCGCATCGACCACACCGTTCTCGGCCCGGAGACGACGCTCGACGACGTCGAGCGCGTTCTCGACGAGGCCGCCGAGTACGGCATGAACGTCTGCATCCCGCCGTGTTACGTCGCCGAAGCGGCCGAGTACGCGCCGGACGTGACGCTCGCGACGGTCGTCGGGTTCCCGCACGGTCAACACTCGACAGAGGCCAAACGCGCCGAGGCCGTCGACGCGTGGGACCGCGGCGCGGACGAACTGGACATGGTCATCAACGTCGGCCGCCTGAAGGCGGGCGAGGACGAGGCCGTCGAAGCCGATATCGCCGAAGTCGTCGCCGCAGTCCCGATTCCGGTGAAGGTCATCCTCGAGACGGCGCTTCTGACCGACGAGGAGAAACACCGCGCCTGCGAGGCGGCGAGGGAGGCCGACGCCGCGTTCGTGAAGACCTCGACCGGCTTCGTCGATGGCGGCGCGACGGTCGAAGACGTCCAACTGATGGCCGAGTACCTCCCCGTCAAAGCCAGCGGCGGCGTCGGCAGTTACGAGGAGGCGGTGACGATGTTCGAGGCGGGCGCGGAGCGAATCGGCGCGTCGAGCGGCGTCGAAATCGTCCACGGCGCGCCGGAGTGA